In Dama dama isolate Ldn47 chromosome 22, ASM3311817v1, whole genome shotgun sequence, the genomic window atggtcccctgtattgcaagagTTCATAgtttaactactgaaccaccagggaagtctgactattttttttgaaagtaacttttttttttttttagtcttttagtCAGGTTTATTCCTgcttttaaactttatataaatgtaattgtTTGGTTTGCACTTTATAAAAAGTGTTGTGTTAAAAAGTACAGCACAGATATATAGACAATGGACACGTGATAAATGTTCAGCTGGATGAATTCTGAGGCAGACACCGCCGTAGCCAGCACCTGCCATCAGGTCGAGCATCCCCGCTTCCCAGAGTCTCCGGGTGTGCCACCCCCTCCCTTGTTACTGCTGAGGAAACCACGTGCATCACAGGCTAGTTCTGGTTGTTCTTTACTTTTTGGACTCACATTATGAActgttttgtgtctggctttcatTCCACCTGTGTGATTCATTTGTGTTGAATGTAGTGGCGTTTTATGTGACACAAGTCTACAGGTGGTTTTCCCATTCTGACTTAATAGGCGCTGGAGATCTTCATAGCTTTTGGTTGTTGAATAGGGCTGCCATTAGCATTCTTAAGCATGCCTCGGTGCTCACACACCCATTTACTGTGGAAATTATTAGCGAAGCTCAGAGGGTTCGGCATATGCTTGGTTTTAGTAGGTTCTACTTCCAGTTGTTCAGTACGGCACATAGCAGTATGTGAGTTCCAATTATTCTGTATATTCAACAGCATTTAGCTTTAtcagtcttaaaatttttttcagtgctcattttcagtttttttttgtggtggtaaaataaacataaaatttaccttctCAGACATTTTAAGGGTGCAGTTCAGTTGTACAAGCCACATTCCTAATGTGGGGTACTCACCACTACCATCTATATCTGTAACTCTTTGCTGTTATAAAACAACTCGTACCCACTGTCCAGTGaccccagctccctctccacACAGCCCGGCACCACCGTCTGCCTCGTCTCTGCTGCTCGCTACCCTCGGTGCCTCTTGTCAGTGGGGTCATCTGTTTGTTCCTGGCCTGTTCACTGAGCGCATCATCCTCAAGTTTCCTGGCATGAGCTCATTTgcccttgagtttatttttttggcagcACCATGTGGCGTGTGGGggctcagttccctgaccagggattgaaaccaggcctTTGGCATGAAAGCCTGGAGTCGTAACCACTaggtcaccagggaactccctgcagaagctcatttctttttgactgaCTGACTTCCCAGTGTAGATAAGAAATTTCACAGTGTAATGTTCATTTTCAGGTTATCTTTACCAAAATGTAGTCATCTCCACCCAATACTCTGTTCTTCCATGAGCCTCACATTACTGAGTGAGGCTTtgcttgtggagcacaggctctgggtttCTGTACTGTGATGATGCACGATCATTTCCATAGAAAAGTGTGTCAGGCCCAGTTGCCAAGGAAAGATTGAAGTTAGATTTTACAGAGTATTTTGCCCTAAATAAAAACTTAAGTGTGATTCCTTCATATGAAAACCCCGTTAACACAGAATGGCGCAGGTGGGAAATGGAGCTGTTTTACTCTACACAGAGTTGGAGTTACTTGCACTTGTGGATCCTTTGTCTCAGCTTCTTAGGACCTTGAAGGAACGAGGGCAGAGAAATGCGGAAGGGGCAGGAGCAACTGAAGGAAATTATTCTCTCTCCTCATTAGCCGCCTCTTGAAGTGGATTTAACTAATGTAAAGAGACAAGATTTTGAACCATCTGTTGAACAAGCCAGATACAGCAGCTGCCAGCAGAATGTGACTCTGGAACCCCCTAAAGCCCGGGAGGTGACCTCACCGTGCAGACTGAGCCACTCAGCTGGCCCCCACGGTGTGACGCAGGGGGACAAGGAGAGCAGCTCCCGGTACGGCCGCCTGCCCTCACCTCTGCTCCTCCATCCACTTGCACCTTCTGAGCAGCACGTGGGGCCGTGAGCCCCCTTGGGAACTGTGTGCTGTTGACCAGGTAACTCGGAACTCCCCCAACACCCCACTGGTCTCCTGCTGCAGAAGCCTGGCCCCCGGCACCACGGAGAGCGAAGCCACGCTCCAGCGGAAGCTCCGGCagaagcagctgcagcagcagttcCGGGAACAGATGGAGAGACAGCAGCAGGCTGCCTCCTCTGCCCTGTCCGCCGGAAGGAAGGACCAGGGTGAGAGACTGGGGGGCACCTCTGCCTGGAGCGGCAGGTTAGGTCCAGACCAGGGCTCGGTACACATGGGGCCAGGGCTTCAGAGCGCCGGGTCCTGCCCTGCGTTTCCCCGTGGGTGAAGACAGTGGTCCCCGGGGGAAGGAAACAGACAGCCCCTGACGTCACCAGAGCTGGACCGCTCCGGTGCCAGGGCTTCTTCGGGCTTCAGTTACTCTGGCCACATGGACATGAGCTCTTTGACTGTAAGGCAGGAAGTTGGGTGTGCAGGTGATGGGGCTTATGGCAGTTCTTTCTTCATGAACTTGTGTTTATTTCAGAGTCCAGATTCATTGGGAGTAGTAGATACAGATTGTTTTGAAGTCTTTTCCAGAGACTAGAAACAAAGACAAAACGGATTTTTCCCAGCGTCTCCTTAAAAATTAGTAAGATTCTGACGACCTGGttcctgtttagttctttaaaaCTCCCCTCAGCACTGGCCAGCCGAAATTAATGAAAGGAAAAGCCAACAATGGATTGTGCTGGGGCTGTTCTTAGACTTATTATTCTGAGTCTCTAGCTTCCAACCCAGACTTCTCCGTTTTTTCTCTAGTTTGATGAGAACATGGTGTTTTCAGCTCTAGTTTATACAGATGAGTAGGTGGGACTGGGACATAGGGCCCCGAGCTTGATGTGGCTGTGCGGGGGGGGGTAGCCGGGCAGCTCTGCACGCACCCCTGAGGCTGCCCAGCCCCCCGATGACGAGGGAGCTCGGCCCGCCGCCTCTCTCTGCAGCGCAGCCGCCACCGGTGCCTCCTGCCAAGCCCAGCCTCCCCAGGACCCGCTCACCTTCGGAGCCACTCACCCAGAGAGACCTGCTCCCAGGTAGGCGGAGCTAGAGGACTAAGGCCTAGTCAGCAAACAGGTCAGGGGCCTGTGAGTCCCTGGCCGTCACGCACACATCTCAAAAGAGGCACAGGGATCTTTACTTCTGTCGGTTCTGTTCCACGGGGATGCGAGCGGCCCAATGCTGGGTTGAGTGCTAGCGCGTGTGCAGCTCCTCTGCGGCACCGTGGAGGCCTGGTGTACTTCCACAGGATGGGCAAAGAAGTTCAGATGCCGTCACGGGGCCCTCACGACACAGAACTTCTCATGACCTGCTCTTTTCTCTCGTTTGTGTTACGTTTTCCCGTGACCACCGTCCTTGCAGACAGTCTTGAAATGTGGGACATGGCTATGGATGCAGAGGACAGCGTGCTCAAGCCCTTGTTGAAACCAGAACCACCGCAGACCCCTACCATCTCGGTCCTGAAGAACCACATGGAGACCCAGAACAGGATTCCACAAAGCCTCTACCACCAGACTCCACAGGCACAGTCTGGACCCTGGCACCTCCAAACTTTCAGCCTTAAACAACAAGCCACAGGTAGCCGAGTGTTCTAGGAGCAAACACCAAAGGGAACCTGGGTGTGTGTGATTGATTCACTGAATCTTAAAAGCAGGATGACATTCCATTTTAAGATGTCCGGTGGACTCCTGTCAGAGGGGCAGCAGTGTAAGAACGTGGAGGACAACTAGTTTAAGAGCCAGAAGTTCCCGTGGGGTAACTCTTCAGCTATATTTAACAGCTGTGGTTAAACGCAGGCTCATCTTGACTTCTCCTGCAACTTGGTCTCGTGTTAATGGAGGGATCTGTCCTCATGTAACAATTCTCATTCTTGGGCTTTTGTGGTTAAAAGTAGGTAAACTAGGACTGTTAGCTAATGACTTCTGGATTATATCAGTTGTTATTTACTCCTCATTTTAAAGTCACCGCAGTTATGTTTGAACAGTTTCCTCTTCCACAGGGGACTGTGATTCCTCTAGGAAGAATCAggacatgaagaagaggaaactgGATCCACCTTAACCAAGGCTCAGGTCACCTCCTGAACTCGGTCCTGACGGGACTTCATTTTGGTCCTGAAATGACTGCTCCTGCCTGAGGAGTGCGCTCCGCTTCAGGGCTCTGCCTGCTTCATCCTGAACTCTGCCGGAGGACTTGGCACCTGCTCACATCAAGTCGGGCAGTTGGGAAGCTCTGCAGAGACTCAGtgccttttcttgggctcctcaCTCTCTTTATTCCTAAGCTATTATGTTAATGAAGACAGAAATCACCTCGGCCTGTGGTAAATCCCTGAGTGACCTCTGACCTCTTGCTGTGGGGCCCCCCGTTTTCTAATGCTGCCACGCAAGATTGCAGTCTTCATCACTATCGTTCATCAGCTAATCATGAAACAACTTCCTTTTTCTCCTAAGACCAAAGAAAAGGCatttttaagaaagcaaaattaaatccTACCCTGTAACAATATAACAGGCGTATCTCTTCTTATTGCAATtcacattgttttttaaaaacaaacggAAGGTTTTTGGCCACCCCATGTCGAgcattttaaagattcttttttaaGATACAGTGCTAGCGCATTCAACTACAGTGTCATGTCAACAGTGTTCATATGTAGCCGAAAACCAAAAATCTGATGTAAGCAGCTGTTTACATTTATTTACCTGTTTCAGATGCAAAGGGGCCTCATATCCAGTCCAGAGGCAGCTGGAGCCATGGTCTTGGCCACGCCAGCACCCCCGATCCCTCACCTGAgctgcagagatttttttttctggttttggtattgttACCACGATCTTCCTCATCTGCAACATCTTAGTTCGGGTCAGAATTGCTGTTTGAAAAAGTTTCTGGAGATAGGAATCCAGTTATAAATTGCACACAAGTCATATCAGAGCTAATGTGATCACGAAAAGGCACCTGCTGAAAATGAATCCCCACAGCTCAACAAAACCAAGTTCGGTTTATTCGAATGGCTTCATCACATGTCCACAAGCAGAAAGTGCAACCCACAGTTAGTGCCAAACAGGAGTGACAGCTGCCAAGAATCCCTAAGGTTtgaattcagtttattttttttttaaacagtgtacATTGTTAAATAATGTAAGGAAAACatttataattcagaaagatttttttaatgtggaaaaaGATACTCAAAGTGTACTATTAACACGAAAATAATTTAAACAGTTCAGTAGCACTGGTTCATTCCTCTAGGCTTGTTATTTCATccacaggaggggaaaaaaaatcaacagtaaGTAAAACCAGTTCTTACTTTCCATGTGCGTGAAGAGACCTCAAAATCATTAAACCAAAGTGACAAGACAGTCGTGCTGCATTTGGCTCCCTCCTTTGGTACAAagtcctgtctcctctgtccaggtatctGTTTCCCATTTCCTCGGCACTTCTTGTTCTGTCCTTACTCTTACCATTTCCCGAGGATTATAGGCAGAGAGAAAGTAAAAGCAAAGCTTTCAAAGCAAAGCTTGGAGCACCTGCCCTTCTCATCTCTTACCTTCCTAAAACCTCAGCTTTCATTTGTATCTTTGGGGCCTTGCTAACTTAATAAAGAAAATGGCCAATGAAGGACGGGACAGCCAGGCTCTTCCTGTCATGGGAGATTCCTGGGGTGGGCCACTGAGGTGGCTGAGAGTCAAGAGAAGCAGCACCCCAAGATTAAGAGTCCTGGCTTCTTGCCCCATCTGCTGGGAGAACAGAGATCCCCAAAACAGGCAATTGGGAGAGTATTTCCTgaagtttctgaaaataaaactgcCCATCACAACTAGACATAGCACTAAATAATACTGGCTGGTTGCAGTTATTACTTGAGGGGAGTCTCTCTTTATATGAGAGTATCCATTGTCATTCTAGAAACACAGGTAGCCAGGAGATTATGACCCTGCAACCCTCTGGACATTATACAGAAGTGAGGAGGAACAAGCAGCCATTCCTGCAGTGCTTATTTCAGATGTGGGACCACCTGCCACAAACTGCAGGACCCCACGTTGAGAAATACACGCTACGTTTGCACCAAGAGGAAAGCAAGCCAAACAATTTTTCTTAGAGCAACTTTCTCCATCTGAGACGTTTCACTATCACACCTCCCAACTTAAAAACtagcccccacccccttcctttctcttcagCCATTTCTTCTCAATCTTCTGTGTTCAAGCCCAGCGCAGGTAAGTAAGGCTTAGGGCAGCCGCTGGCCAAGCACCAAGTCTTCAGAACACGTCTGTTCTCCAGCCTCTAGCCTCTCAGCACCTATCGCACACCACACTCAGTCTGTTAACTGCCCGATTTGGTGACAGCATCCCTCCTCACTTGTCCTGAAACAGTTTTCTGCTTTAACCACTGATGTCAACTTAACTTCTCATCCTGCTCATCTTACAAAATTGTTaaatgacttgaaaaaaaatacCCTTCCAGTTTCCTTACAACATAGTCCACTGCCGGGTCACACGGACCCACGCTGTCCTTCCACACGCCCTCGCGGACCACGGTCTGACGAGAAGCTGATGCAACGGCAGAAGCGACAGAAGTCCAAGGCACTAAGCGTCCAGCAAGCGGCACTGGGAGGACGGAAGGATTCAAGTCGAGTGACTTTACAAGTGtacattcacatttatttatctaGTACAATGGAGATACAAAGGGGAAAAGTGAAACCTCAGTAAGTAAGGACAGAGCTAGCCTTtttaagcctttcatattttactCTTAAACTACTGTTGTCCAACAACATTTATACATCACAGTGTTTCCACATCAAAACTGATGGCAAAGTTACATGTCCGCAGggaacttaatttttttcctaattgctaATGCTGCAGTCAAAGCTGCGAGTATCATTTGCTTAAAGCACTAATGACCTATTGTAAGAAAGGGCTGAAACCTCCATCCCTCCCCTGGTGTCTTCACTGGGTTCTAAAGATTGGTTGGATTgaggtggggggtagggggagacaggagaaaaaaaaacagtggggGCGACAGGGTAGGAGAGAGCCCGatagtttaaattttttgtcTTGTGGTTTATATTCTTGAGGGAGTAAGTAAGGGGCTGGGGTGGCTCCCACAATGAAGAGCCCCACCACATGAAAATGCAGACGGCTCTGCTTTTCCAGAGCTCTCTAGGAGCCTTCTGACCAACCCGACTTCCCAAGCGCTCACTGCTGGGTCTGGGCGACGACAAAGCACACAAGACAGctgccctctctcctcccactccAGGCGGCGGTGAGGGCAGGGGAGAGTCCACTCCAAGGGCTCTAAGCGGGAttaaaacattcctttctggCAAGAAATGACCAGTTAAATGCAGCACTAGTAGTTAGCATACAGGctattcccccccaccccccacattccatctcctgcccccaaacctgcCCCAGGATCGCCTCGGGTCTACGTGGTCCGCAGGTTGGAACCTGGGGGGTTGCTGATGGATTTCTGCAAGTTGCTGATGTTGAAATTCTGTAAGGAGGCTGTTCCCACAGGCTGGAACTGGCTAAGCGGCTGGGGTGCCGGGCCACCCGTCCCACTCCACTGCGTGCCAAACGGGGGGGCAGGGAAACCGTACTGCTGAGGGGGGCACATGGACTTGGGGAAGTGCCCTAGAGAGGTAGCTGACGCTGCAGAGCCGGGGGCAGAGCCGCCCAGGTTTGAGGTCATGGAGACGCACAGCTGACCGGGCGCGGAGAACTTCCTTGCCATGCCAGGGCCCTGGGGAGAGAATAGGCCGGTGAAGCCGTGTGGGTGGGACAGGCACAGGGTGAGGGAGAGTTCTAGGACTGGGCTGCTCTGACCTTCCAGAGTCGGGGGAACAACTCCCAGACAGCCTTCGGTCACCATCACTGGCTCCTGACACTCACCACATACCTGTTCTGACTGGAAGGGGGTGGCGTCGCATGCCTCGTGTGAGCAGCGCGAGCACACGCCATTCAGTGTTaaggaaaggggaagaaaggCTGGGCTGACTCGGTTCAGAGAAAGGAATCCAGGGAAAGAAACTAAGGGACCTGGCTGATTTCTTTCTTGCCGGAAGTGCTAGAACTCAGGAGCCCCTGGAGGTGGTCATGGCAGGGTCCCGTGTGCCCAGTGACACTCGGACAGGCAGGAGGAAGCACGAGGGGCGCGCTGACCTCATAGCTCACGTGTCCTTTGCTTCCCCGCCTGCCTGAGAGACTCATGGCGTCCCGGGCCCAGTTGTCCACCAGCTTGTGCAGGTCATCCGTGAACGTGCCCTTCCTGCTGGACGTCACGGCAGGAGGCGGAGCCGGGGCGGCCTGGCTGCTCACAGCTCCCCCAACGGCGTTGGTGCTGCTGGTCCCTGAGGTCAGAAGAAGCAACAAGGCATGCCCGTTAGCAGGGACTTGGGTGGTGACTTCAGGGAGAGGAGAAACCTCCCACGATGATGAACGGCAAGCCCAGGATGGGGGATGAACCAGGGAGCCATGCAGAAAGGAGGTTTCAGGGTCTCAGGAGCCAAACGCTGCGGCGGAGCAGGGCCGGGGGAGGCTCTCCTCAGGAGCTGCCGGGGAGGGATGAGGGCGGGGGGGCTCGCTGCGCCCGTCCCCGCGGTGTCGGGAGCACGGACACTTGCTCTGGGCCTCTGTGCCCAGCACCCGCTGAGGAGAGCTGTGTGCTGTAGCCGCCAAGCCTGGCTGCTCTGGACGCTGCAGGACAGGGCACGCGATGAGGGCCCCCCGAGCACAGGCAGGGTCCCCGCGGGAGCCGAAGCACTGTGAGGACAGGCCTGAGGGGGGCTGGGCTCCCCAGCCACGGGGGGCCGGGGTCTGGGGCGCGTTCAGCCGTTCTTCCACAGAGAGGGAGACGAGAGAACGCGTGCTCTGTTCAGAAAGCTTCTTCACCTGGGCCCATAAACATGAACGCAAACATGAACTTGGGAGAGTGAAGGCTCAACCTCTCCCAGCTCCCCGTGAATGAAGCAGCACGAGGACGCGAAGGTTCTCTCTGCTGCGCCCGAGCCTCTTGGCTCCAGGAAGCCGCGGCGTCCCCGAGGACGACCCCGGCTGCACCGTGGCTGGCTtctcccaccctgcccctccGCAAAGAGCAGGCACTCTCTGTGCACCCAGGGAGGTGGGCGGTGCGGGGAGCAGGAGGCTCTGGGGCTGTGATGAAGGGACTCTATGGTTTGATGAGGAAGAAAGGAGTCTGTGTCCTGCCTGATTTCGGCTCTGCTGGAGGGCACACTGGCGATTATTCGAGAGGCAGGTTTgagggaagagggaaagaagagTCAGGGTCTCGTGTATTCCCCGCACCCCCACTTTCTTACCAGATCTCACATGTGCTGCGGAGTAACTGTAAGCGGCCACTGTAAGGTGTGAGCCAAGAGGACTTCAGATCCCCAGTCAAAGCCAGGGCTGAATGTCTAAACGCGGACACTGCCCGCTGTCACAGTCCAGCAGTGCCAGAAGcaactccacccccacccccaggccccacgACGGGGAGGCTCACCCGCCTGGGCCGGGCACCCAAGCCCAAGTGCGGGAGGAACAGCCGTCGTGAGGTGAGGCTGCCCGGCGCAGAGGTCCCGTGCTTCTCAGCACCCAGGCAAcacgggggcagggggtgggggctgagtTCCCTACAAAGCAGAACCCAGGAGGAAAAGTGGGACGCACAGGACACAGGCTTCCGGGAAGGCAGGAGGGAGACAGCGCAGGCGGGGgacaggggtggggatgggtgtCGCAGCGCATGCATGGGGACCAtctcaccccccgcccccggggtGAGTGACCACGGCGGCGTGAGCTTGGTGGCGAGTGAGACGATGAGGACGACACAAAGGATCACAAGTGAGCATAGCTGTCAGCAGCCCGCAGAGGGGAGCGCTGCTGGTCAcaggctgggctcagctgggtgcCGAGGCCCCTCGACATGGCGCGGGGTGGACACTGGGGGAGCGTCAGCCACACAGGCAACCTTCTCATTCTGGCTTCTGAAAACCGCCTTCCCGTGAGACGATGACATACACACACCCCTTTCCAAGCAGAAATTAACTCTGGGAAAAGCTGGCTTGGCTACTAAACCCAGGAGAATGGAGGTGCATGTGGTCCGTGGCAGCAGGAAAGCAGTGACGAGACCGGCAGAGCAGGCGTTTCCGAGACACGGCCAGCCTTCAGAGGACACTCATTGTCCTTTAAACCCTTCTCAGTTCTGCTCGAATATTCTAAAAGCAGTGCATGCTTTCCCACCAAAATGCTCTCCTGCCGtagtctgccccccacccctgccccctcctaGTAACAAGAGCCCACTATGAGCCACGCTTATTGCTGCCTCCCAAGCaccattttctggaagagtcccTTGGCGGCAGCTGCTACTATTCGCACCGTCTACACAGCTGGCTGACTCCTCGGGGGGCGCGAGGCAGCCCACTCACCCTATACACCCCCACCCACAGCGGTCACAGGGCTGGGTGCGGGCTGCCACCGAGAGCATGGACTGTGAGGGGACTCAGAATCTGGAAGGACAGCCAGTGGCTCAGCCACTGCGCGTGTTGAAGACGACACCAGAAAAGGGTGCAGGGCTGGGGTCCGGGAGTCGAGAGGCTGCGGGGTGCAAAGAGCTCAGGGTGACACGCTTCACAGTCAGGGACCAGAAGTAACAGAAAGAAAGGATAATTACTACAGAGCTGGTTGCAAGGGCAGACTTTTTTCACCATCTTCCCTGAAGCACAAAGAGAGAGCAGTGTGttaaagataaggaaacagaagtaTAAAATAATTAGACTCTCCAAACAGCACACCAGGGCCCAGCAGGAGAGAGCAAGAGGGGAGAGGACGGGGACTGGCGCAGGCGCCAGGCTGTGCAGGGGGCCCCCTCCCAGCCCACAGCCCCACCCCACTCTCTGTCTGCAGGAGCGACCCTGCACCAGGCCTCTGGGGCTCTGGCCTCACTACTGGAACCTCAAGTACCCAGGCAGTCTCTCCACGCCCTGGccccttcctgcttctcctgctggGCTGTTAAGACGCACTGCATTAAATGCATTAGCAATTCTACCACAGGAGGCTGACAGATGGTACCATTGTTACAGTTCTCATTTAAACTGGCTAACACACTATTTCCAAACCCTAGACATACATACTAACCCCGTCCCCCctagaaaaatcttttttaaaaagtatgtggaAAACGAGCAACTTTTGAACAAAAATAAAGCATGAAGCCAAGCCGTGCTTCCAAACCATTATCTATTTTGAGCATTGAGTGAAGCACCCCAGACTAGTTAAGACCCCATGCCCGAGAGCCCGATCTCCGTCCATATTtgctgttttgccttttttcttctttttggccacaccgcacTGCTTGTGGCCTTTAGTTCCCCgacagggactgaaccagggctCGGCAGTCCTAAACCACTGGGTTTGTTTGCTTTAAATCTGCATCTTGCCATCTGCTCACAAAGGCTTACATGATGGATGCTGATGTGCCGCCAACGGAGGCAGGGCCTCTCATTTTAGACCTAAGGGAGCGATCAGATTTAATACTTCAAACCACTTTCATCTGAACAACACTGTAACACCACCTACCTTTCAGAGTGTGATGAGAATGTTCTGAGCTAACAGAAGAGGTCCCTATCACATGACACATCCCTCACAAAAATGCCCTGGTGCTCTTCCTTCCCCGAGACACTACAGGCTACATAACACAGACTGACACCTCCAACACTTGTCTCCTGCTATTACTGTCTCTTCAGTCATCTTTCTAACTGGACACAGGACTTAAATGCTTACTTAAGTGTCGAGGACATAACATTCTTGGTTCAACCTAGCCTTGCCaggccctgatagctcagttggtaaacaatctgcctgcaatgcaggagacaatggttcaattcctgggtccagaagacacccctggagaaggg contains:
- the RAD52 gene encoding DNA repair protein RAD52 homolog isoform X3 translates to MFRSPPPARSCPDLLPRVLQAAVPQGVSVRSVWTDLCPPCAAEAQSTCISMSGTEEAVLGGRGSQPAGGSPVLCFGQYQYTVEEHQAIQNALRQRLGPEYISSRMAGGGQKVCYIEGHRVINLANEMFGYNGWAHSITQQNVDFVDLNNGKFYVGVCAFVRVQLKDGSYHEDVGYGVSEGLKSKALSLEKARKEAVTDGLKRALRSFGNALGNCILDKDYLRSLNKLPCQPPLEVDLTNVKRQDFEPSVEQARYSSCQQNVTLEPPKAREVTSPCRLSHSAGPHGVTQGDKESSSRSLAPGTTESEATLQRKLRQKQLQQQFREQMERQQQAASSALSAGRKDQAQPPPVPPAKPSLPRTRSPSEPLTQRDLLPDSLEMWDMAMDAEDSVLKPLLKPEPPQTPTISVLKNHMETQNRIPQSLYHQTPQAQSGPWHLQTFSLKQQATGDCDSSRKNQDMKKRKLDPP
- the RAD52 gene encoding DNA repair protein RAD52 homolog isoform X4, with translation MSGTEEAVLGGRGSQPAGGSPVLCFGQYQYTVEEHQAIQNALRQRLGPEYISSRMAGGGQKVCYIEGHRVINLANEMFGYNGWAHSITQQNVDFVDLNNGKFYVGVCAFVRVQLKPPLEVDLTNVKRQDFEPSVEQARYSSCQQNVTLEPPKAREVTSPCRLSHSAGPHGVTQGDKESSSRSLAPGTTESEATLQRKLRQKQLQQQFREQMERQQQAASSALSAGRKDQAQPPPVPPAKPSLPRTRSPSEPLTQRDLLPDSLEMWDMAMDAEDSVLKPLLKPEPPQTPTISVLKNHMETQNRIPQSLYHQTPQAQSGPWHLQTFSLKQQATGDCDSSRKNQDMKKRKLDPP
- the RAD52 gene encoding DNA repair protein RAD52 homolog isoform X1, giving the protein MSGTEEAVLGGRGSQPAGGSPVLCFGQYQYTVEEHQAIQNALRQRLGPEYISSRMAGGGQKVCYIEGHRVINLANEMFGYNGWAHSITQQNVDFVDLNNGKFYVGVCAFVRVQLKDGSYHEDVGYGVSEGLKSKALSLEKARKEAVTDGLKRALRSFGNALGNCILDKDYLRSLNKLPCQPPLEVDLTNVKRQDFEPSVEQARYSSCQQNVTLEPPKAREVTSPCRLSHSAGPHGVTQGDKESSSRSLAPGTTESEATLQRKLRQKQLQQQFREQMERQQQAASSALSAGRKDQAQPPPVPPAKPSLPRTRSPSEPLTQRDLLPDSLEMWDMAMDAEDSVLKPLLKPEPPQTPTISVLKNHMETQNRIPQSLYHQTPQAQSGPWHLQTFSLKQQATGDCDSSRKNQDMKKRKLDPP
- the RAD52 gene encoding DNA repair protein RAD52 homolog isoform X6, with amino-acid sequence MFGYNGWAHSITQQNVDFVDLNNGKFYVGVCAFVRVQLKDGSYHEDVGYGVSEGLKSKALSLEKARKEAVTDGLKRALRSFGNALGNCILDKDYLRSLNKLPCQPPLEVDLTNVKRQDFEPSVEQARYSSCQQNVTLEPPKAREVTSPCRLSHSAGPHGVTQGDKESSSRSLAPGTTESEATLQRKLRQKQLQQQFREQMERQQQAASSALSAGRKDQAQPPPVPPAKPSLPRTRSPSEPLTQRDLLPDSLEMWDMAMDAEDSVLKPLLKPEPPQTPTISVLKNHMETQNRIPQSLYHQTPQAQSGPWHLQTFSLKQQATGDCDSSRKNQDMKKRKLDPP